The genome window AAACTGCTAAACTGAGTGGTGACTATTTTTGCATTACATCGGTGACAAATTTTTAAATACAATGCTGCTGATTCTATTTTTATTCGTATCTCTTTTGTTTCTTTTTTCCGGCGGCGGGATAGTATCTGCAGAAACCGTCGAAGTTACCGGCCATCACATCAGCCGGGAATCTCTGCTGGAGAGAGGCGAATTAACTGCTGAGATAGATATAGAAAATCTGACCGAAGACGATCGGGAAATATGGCTGGGATATAGCCTCTTCGATCCCCGGGGAGAATGGCATGATATCGAACCCGGGAAAATTAAGATCAGGGCAAATTCCGGCAAAACAGTTGAAATCGCAGAAGAGATTTTTCCGGGAGCAGAAATTTTGGCCGGAGAATATCTGTTTGTGGCAGCAGCCTGGGATGAACATCCGGAGGATGGCGGCATAAGGCTGAGCGATATGAGAAAAAGAGAGAAGATAACTGCTGAAGATGGTGACAGGGTGAGGGAGAGAGATAAAGGTGAGGACGAAGATTTGGGCCTGAAATTTAGCGGACATGAGTTTTTGAAGGCCGGACATAGGCTGGGCAGAGGCTGGCTTAATCCTGAAAATGTGAAGCTGGAAAATCAGCGGCTAAAAATATCATCTCCGGCCGATAGTTTGCAGGGAGGAGAGGTCAGAACGGAAGATTACTTTTCCTATGGTTCTTACAGCGTGAAATTGAAATCCGATTATGCCCCCGGTTCTTTTTCCGCTTTTTTTCTCTATGAGGATGTGGATTATAAAAATGATGAAATCGACATCGAAATATATAATGACGGCAGCCGCCAGATAGATTTTGTTACCTTTGTTGAGGGGGAGAAAACCAACCATGAAAAAGCGGAACTTCCCTTTGATCCCGCCTCGGATTTTCATGAATACCGCATTGTTTATTTGCCGGACCGGATAAATTTTTATGTGGAAGATGAACTGATGGCCAGTTTTGACAGTGATCTTCCGGATGATGAGATGCGGATAATGGCAAATCACTGGTGGCCTAACTGGCTGGAAGCGGAAAGGAAACAGCCGGCCAGCGAGATATATATAAAACAATTAGATTTTCAGGAATTAAGGGAGCGTTAATTACTTATGGAGCTTATAAAGAATAAAATTTTCCTTCTCTTCGCGGCAGTCATTTTCTTTAGCCTGATTTTTACAGCTGCAGCCCCGGGCACCCAGGCTGAAGAGGTTGATGTCTGGAAATTGATCGGGGAAGGCGAGCATGAAAAAGCCCTGAACTGGCTGGAGGCGAGGGAGGACATTGAGTACAATCTGGATTTGAGATTTGCCCGGGCTCTTCTTTGGAGCTGGCAGGGAAAAGAGGAAGAGGCTTTAGAAGAGCTTTATGCCCTGCAGGAACTGGCTCCCGAACGTAAAGATGTTAATGAGCAGCTGATTAGAGTTCTGGGCTGGCAGGGCCAGTTTGCCGAGGCTGAAAAGGTGGCGA of Halarsenatibacter silvermanii contains these proteins:
- a CDS encoding family 16 glycosylhydrolase — protein: MHYIGDKFLNTMLLILFLFVSLLFLFSGGGIVSAETVEVTGHHISRESLLERGELTAEIDIENLTEDDREIWLGYSLFDPRGEWHDIEPGKIKIRANSGKTVEIAEEIFPGAEILAGEYLFVAAAWDEHPEDGGIRLSDMRKREKITAEDGDRVRERDKGEDEDLGLKFSGHEFLKAGHRLGRGWLNPENVKLENQRLKISSPADSLQGGEVRTEDYFSYGSYSVKLKSDYAPGSFSAFFLYEDVDYKNDEIDIEIYNDGSRQIDFVTFVEGEKTNHEKAELPFDPASDFHEYRIVYLPDRINFYVEDELMASFDSDLPDDEMRIMANHWWPNWLEAERKQPASEIYIKQLDFQELRER